A genomic segment from Gracilinanus agilis isolate LMUSP501 chromosome 1, AgileGrace, whole genome shotgun sequence encodes:
- the RIOK2 gene encoding serine/threonine-protein kinase RIO2: MGKVNVAKLRYLTRDDFRVLTAVEMGMKNHEIVPCSLIASIASLKHGGCNKILRELAKHKLLAYERTNTVQGYRLTNGGYDYLALKALSSRQVVDSVGNQMGVGKESDIYIVANEEEKQFALKLHRLGRTSFRNLKNKRDYHKHRHNMSWLYLSRLSAMKEFAYMKALYERKFPVPKPIDYNRHAVVMELINGYPLCQVHHIEDPAAVYNEAMELIVKLANHGLIHGDFNEFNLILDKDDHITMIDFPQMVSTSHPNAEWYFDRDVKCIRDFFIKRFNYESELYPTFGDIRREDSLDVEISASGYTKEMQEDDELLHPLGPDDENLETDGESECPSSLEELTEEVKSSKLENGKNFPDKSDDDCNKNSSEDMVQRNTNVLSEGSDSTQCFEMTEFSHSLGEIQGEIVEEKKRSCLKHSAIDFPKEEENTENIKEEDQMHQGEIPADSQECEDECPDLINLSALNKEFRPFRDENMEQINQHRRRTESVTSVSSIVSCSTIPPELVKQKVKRQLTKQQKAIVKRRLQKGEANIYTKQRRENAYNIKSSLEAASFWG; encoded by the exons ATGGGGAAGGTTAACGTGGCCAAGCTGCGCTATCTGACGCGGGACGACTTCAGAGTTCTGACCGCG GTTGAAATGGGCATGAAGAACCATGAAATAGTTCCTTGCAGTTTGATCGCATCTATAGCCAGCCTTAAACATGGCGGTTGTAATAAGATTTTAAGAGAACTAGCAAAACATAAACTCTTAGCTTATGAACGAACTAATA ctGTCCAGGGTTATCGGTTGACAAATGGGGGTTATGATTACCTTGCTTTGAAAGCACTTTCTTCAAGACAGGTGGTTGACTCTGTTGGAAACCAGATGGGTGTTGGCAAAGAATCAG ATATTTACATTGTTgcaaatgaagaagagaaacagTTTGCACTAAAGCTTCATAGACTGGGAAGGACTTCATTCCGTAATTTGAAAAACAAACGTGATTACCACAAGCATAGACATAATATGTCATGGCTTTATTTATCCCGTTTGTCTGCCATGAAGGAATTTGCCTATATGAAG GCTCTCTATGAGAGGAAATTTCCAGTCCCAAAACCAATTGATTATAATCGACATGCAGTAGTCATGGAACTCATAAATGGTTACCCTtt GTGCCAGGTACATCACATTGAAGATCCTGCTGCAGTATATAATGAAGCCATGGAACTAATTGTTAAACTTGCCAATCATGGACTAATTCATGGTGATTTCAATGAATTCAATCTAATTTTGGATAAAGATGACCACATAACCATGATTGACTTCCCACAAATGGTCTCAACATCTCATCCAAACGCTGAATG GTACTTTGACAGAGATGTTAAGTGCATTAGAGATTTCTTCATAAAACGTTTCAATTATGAAAGTGAACTTTATCCAACCTTTGGAGATATCAG GAGGGAGGACTCTCTTGATGTAGAAATTTCTGCCAGTGgatatacaaaagaaatgcagGAAGATGATGAACTACTTCATCCACTAGGTCCTGATGATGAGAATCTTGAAACAGATGGAGAATCTGAATGTCCTTCATCACTTGAAGAACTGACAGAGGAGGTAAAGTCTTCTAAGTTGGAAAATGGGAAAAACTTCCCAGATAAATCAGATGATGATTGTAACAAGAACTCTTCTGAAGACATGGTACAGAGGAATACAAATGTGCTATCTGAGGGTAGTGATAGTACACAGTGTTTTGAAATGACTGAATTCAGTCATTCATTAGGAGAAATTCAAGGAGAGAttgttgaagaaaaaaagagaagttgcTTAAAGCATTCTgcaattgattttcctaaagaggaagaaaatactgaaaatatcAAGGAAGAAGATCAAATGCATCAAGGAGAAATTCCTGCTGATTCTCAAGAATGTGAAGATGAATGCCCTGATCTGATTAACTTGTCAGCATTAAATAAAGAATTTAGGCCTTTCAG GGATGAAAACATGGAACAAATTAATCAACATAGAAGAAGAACTGAGAGTGTTACTTCTGTAAGCAGTATTGTTAGCTGTTCCACAATTCCTCCG GAACTGGTGAAACAGAAGGTGAAACGTCAATTAACCAAACAACAAAAAGCTATAGTTAAACGGCGGTTACAGAAAGGAGAAGCAAATATATATACCAAGCAACGAAGAGAAAATGCATACAATATCAAGTCAAGCTTAGAAGCAGCTAGTTTTTGGGGATAA